In Myxococcus virescens, a single window of DNA contains:
- a CDS encoding (deoxy)nucleoside triphosphate pyrophosphohydrolase — translation MARRQVRVVGAMLQNEQGRYLITQRPPTASLPLLWEFPGGRVEEGEEDAEALAREIQEETGVEVDVLGQAMHTHHEYPNYDIDFRVFHCRLSRPTEEIQHLRVHDHRWVTLEEMSAYRFPDADAKTLAKLLDLDS, via the coding sequence ATGGCCCGCCGTCAGGTCCGTGTCGTCGGTGCGATGCTCCAGAATGAGCAGGGGCGCTACCTCATCACCCAGCGCCCCCCCACCGCGTCACTGCCCCTGCTGTGGGAGTTCCCCGGCGGGCGCGTGGAGGAGGGTGAAGAGGACGCCGAGGCCCTTGCCCGGGAAATCCAGGAAGAGACGGGCGTGGAGGTGGACGTGCTGGGTCAGGCCATGCACACCCACCACGAGTACCCCAACTACGACATCGACTTCCGCGTCTTCCACTGTCGGCTCTCGCGGCCGACAGAGGAAATCCAACACCTGCGCGTGCATGACCACCGCTGGGTGACGCTGGAGGAGATGTCCGCGTACCGCTTCCCGGACGCGGATGCCAAGACGTTGGCGAAGCTGCTCGACCTGGACAGCTGA